A stretch of Crossiella cryophila DNA encodes these proteins:
- the tnpB gene encoding IS607 family element RNA-guided endonuclease TnpB, whose protein sequence is MSGRAVVQAYQYALDPTPEQERTLRSHCGAQRYAFNWGLRLVRANLDQRAAERSYGITDAGLTPSSNWSAYGLRKTWNQRKDEVAPWWSENSKEAYSSGLANLASALRNWNDSRTGKRAGRVVRFPRFKSKRVAGSCRFSTGAFGLVEDDRRHVRLPRIGTVRTHESTRKLFRHLQRGTARVRSATVAHRLGRWQVSFSVEITRVDPAPTRPGEVVGIDLGVRYLAVLSTGETVPNPRPLETALPRLRRFRRRMSRRSGPDRRTGQLPSRRWLRARARISALHLMIRSGMLGNRGLARRVADVGMAEFRRQIEYKAAWSGVRVQRADRWFPSSRTCSGCGVVRTKLRLSERTFDCEHCGVVMDRDHNAARNLAALAGAQAADTSSLSRRATENGPAGNPRQTCIARATGNATGSPTRATRRREAMAQDTFSDVSRTVSE, encoded by the coding sequence GTGTCCGGCCGCGCGGTGGTCCAGGCATATCAGTACGCGCTTGACCCGACCCCTGAACAGGAACGCACTCTGCGGTCGCACTGTGGTGCGCAGCGGTATGCGTTCAACTGGGGACTGCGTCTGGTGCGCGCGAACCTGGATCAGCGCGCGGCCGAGCGCTCCTATGGCATCACCGACGCCGGTCTCACCCCTTCGTCGAACTGGTCTGCCTACGGCCTGCGCAAGACCTGGAACCAGCGCAAGGACGAGGTGGCGCCGTGGTGGTCGGAGAACTCCAAGGAGGCATACAGCTCAGGATTGGCGAACCTGGCGAGTGCACTGCGGAACTGGAACGACTCCCGCACCGGTAAGCGTGCTGGCCGCGTGGTCCGGTTTCCCCGGTTCAAGAGCAAGCGGGTGGCTGGTTCATGTCGGTTCTCCACGGGTGCGTTCGGCCTGGTCGAGGACGATCGACGACACGTGCGACTGCCCAGGATCGGCACCGTGCGAACCCACGAGAGCACCCGCAAGCTCTTTCGCCACCTCCAGCGCGGCACTGCGCGAGTTCGGTCGGCCACGGTGGCACACCGGCTCGGTCGATGGCAGGTGTCGTTCTCGGTGGAGATCACCAGGGTGGATCCCGCCCCGACCCGGCCGGGCGAGGTGGTGGGCATTGATCTCGGTGTGCGGTACCTGGCGGTGCTGTCCACCGGGGAAACGGTGCCCAACCCGCGGCCGCTGGAGACCGCGTTGCCCCGGCTGCGCCGGTTTCGGCGGAGAATGTCCCGACGCAGCGGCCCGGACCGACGAACGGGACAACTGCCCTCGAGGCGATGGCTCCGGGCCAGAGCCCGCATCTCAGCACTGCACCTCATGATCCGCTCGGGGATGCTGGGCAACCGCGGATTGGCCCGTCGGGTCGCTGATGTCGGCATGGCTGAATTCCGGCGACAGATCGAGTACAAGGCCGCCTGGTCGGGCGTGCGCGTTCAGCGTGCTGACCGGTGGTTTCCCTCTTCCAGGACATGTTCGGGTTGTGGCGTGGTGAGAACCAAGCTTCGTCTGTCCGAACGTACTTTTGACTGCGAACACTGCGGCGTCGTCATGGACCGCGATCACAACGCGGCCAGGAACCTGGCCGCGTTGGCTGGCGCGCAGGCAGCAGACACGTCCTCCCTGAGTCGCAGGGCGACGGAAAACGGGCCCGCTGGAAACCCACGTCAGACCTGCATCGCGCGGGCAACGGGTAATGCCACGGGAAGCCCCACGAGGGCAACGCGGCGCCGCGAGGCGATGGCTCAGGACACGTTTTCAGACGTCTCCCGAACGGTATCGGAGTAA
- the hutI gene encoding imidazolonepropionase, giving the protein MTVLITGIGELTTNDPGLGQLTDAALVLDGDRVVWAGPAASAPAADNLVDVEGRAVLPGWVDSHTHLLFAGDRTAEFTARMAGQPYKAGGIAVTVNATREATDTELLEGLRRHLAEAVAQGTTYLETKTGYGLNTEHELRSARIAAQLADEVTFLGAHLVPPGWDADDYVDLVCGEMLDAVAPHVRWADVFCETGAFDEDQSRTVLKAAAAKGLGLRVHGNQLGYGPGVRLAVELGAASVDHCTHLTPSDIDALANSNTVATLLPACDLSTRQPLPEARKLVDAGATIALASNCNPGSSYTSSMAFCVTTAVLQMRLTVEEAVRAATWGGARALGRESGDGAVGVLRPGSRADVHVLNAPSATHLAYRPGVPLTHSVWRSGLRVK; this is encoded by the coding sequence ATGACCGTCCTGATCACCGGCATCGGTGAGCTGACCACCAACGACCCCGGACTGGGCCAGTTGACCGACGCCGCCCTGGTGCTCGACGGCGACCGGGTGGTCTGGGCCGGTCCGGCCGCGAGCGCGCCCGCCGCGGACAACCTGGTCGACGTCGAGGGCCGGGCCGTGCTGCCCGGCTGGGTGGACAGCCACACCCACCTGCTCTTCGCCGGCGACCGCACCGCCGAGTTCACCGCTCGCATGGCGGGCCAGCCGTACAAAGCCGGTGGCATCGCGGTGACCGTCAACGCCACCCGCGAGGCCACCGACACCGAGCTGCTCGAGGGCCTGCGCCGCCACCTCGCCGAAGCCGTCGCCCAGGGCACCACCTACCTGGAAACCAAAACCGGCTATGGCCTCAACACCGAACACGAACTCCGCTCCGCCCGCATCGCCGCCCAACTCGCCGACGAGGTCACCTTCCTGGGCGCACACCTGGTGCCACCAGGCTGGGACGCCGACGACTACGTGGATCTGGTCTGTGGCGAGATGCTGGACGCGGTCGCCCCGCACGTCCGCTGGGCCGACGTCTTCTGCGAAACCGGCGCCTTCGACGAGGACCAGTCCCGCACCGTCCTGAAAGCCGCCGCCGCCAAGGGCCTCGGCCTGCGCGTGCACGGCAACCAGCTCGGCTACGGCCCCGGCGTCCGCCTGGCGGTGGAACTCGGCGCAGCCAGCGTCGACCACTGCACCCACCTGACCCCCAGCGACATCGACGCCCTCGCCAACTCCAACACCGTCGCCACCCTGCTCCCCGCCTGCGACCTCTCCACCCGCCAGCCGCTGCCCGAAGCCCGCAAGCTGGTGGACGCCGGGGCCACCATTGCCCTGGCCTCCAACTGCAACCCCGGCTCCAGCTACACCTCGTCCATGGCCTTCTGCGTGACCACCGCGGTCCTCCAGATGCGCCTCACGGTGGAGGAAGCGGTGCGCGCGGCCACCTGGGGTGGGGCGCGGGCGCTGGGGCGGGAGAGCGGGGATGGGGCGGTCGGGGTGCTGCGTCCGGGTTCTCGCGCGGACGTGCATGTGTTGAACGCGCCGTCGGCGACGCACCTGGCTTACCGGCCGGGGGTGCCGTTGACTCACTCGGTCTGGCGGTCCGGGCTGCGGGTCAAGTAG
- a CDS encoding sensor histidine kinase yields MSARRWLTTIRFRLTVSYSAWVFVLGALVITSIYLGVLYTLESAPPLEQEGLKVFIHDVGGTTMGWTVDKQNAVESFERKIQYRAISLLGRYSAIALSALFLLSLLIGWWQAGRALRPIRRITQRAREIGATDLSRRIALDGPPDELRGLADTIDDMLARLDTAFADQRRLLGDASHELRNPLAIIQANVDAVLTRPDATVSERDQAGEVVRRAVLRMSGLVEDLLATGRRDAPAFAETESDLAALAEESAAEHDQLATEAGLALTRELTPGLRVIGDRDALKRATANLLSNALRFAPEGSAVRLATGRGDGWCWIAVHDEGPGIRPDDQPRVFDRFWQAGEHAAHNGHSGLGLAIVRQIMEGHDGRVTVHSVPGQGCTFVLWLPDQTAAHRTASPQPAGQG; encoded by the coding sequence GTGAGCGCGCGCCGCTGGCTGACCACGATCCGGTTCCGGCTCACCGTGTCCTACTCGGCCTGGGTGTTCGTGCTGGGCGCGCTGGTGATCACCTCGATCTACCTCGGCGTGCTGTACACGCTGGAGAGCGCCCCGCCGTTGGAGCAGGAGGGGCTCAAGGTGTTCATCCATGACGTCGGGGGCACCACGATGGGCTGGACGGTGGACAAGCAGAACGCGGTGGAGAGCTTCGAGCGCAAGATCCAGTACCGGGCGATCTCCCTGCTCGGCCGGTACTCCGCGATCGCGCTGTCCGCGTTGTTCCTGCTGAGCCTGCTCATCGGCTGGTGGCAGGCCGGCCGCGCACTGCGCCCGATCCGCCGGATCACCCAGCGCGCCAGGGAGATCGGCGCCACCGACCTGTCCCGCCGGATCGCCCTGGACGGTCCCCCTGACGAACTGCGCGGCCTGGCCGACACCATCGACGACATGCTGGCCAGGCTGGACACCGCCTTCGCCGACCAGCGCCGCCTGCTCGGCGACGCCTCGCACGAGCTGCGCAACCCGCTGGCGATCATCCAGGCCAACGTGGACGCGGTGCTCACCCGCCCGGACGCGACGGTGTCCGAACGCGACCAGGCGGGTGAGGTGGTGCGCCGGGCGGTGCTGCGGATGAGCGGCCTGGTCGAGGACCTGCTGGCCACCGGCCGCCGGGACGCGCCCGCCTTCGCCGAGACCGAGTCCGACCTCGCCGCACTGGCCGAGGAATCAGCCGCCGAACACGACCAGCTCGCCACCGAGGCCGGGCTCGCCCTCACCCGAGAGCTGACCCCAGGGCTGCGGGTGATCGGCGACCGCGACGCGCTGAAACGCGCCACCGCCAACCTGTTGAGCAACGCGCTGCGCTTCGCCCCCGAGGGCAGCGCGGTGCGGCTGGCCACCGGCCGCGGCGACGGCTGGTGCTGGATCGCGGTGCACGACGAGGGCCCCGGCATCCGCCCGGACGACCAGCCCCGGGTTTTCGACCGGTTCTGGCAGGCCGGCGAACACGCCGCGCACAACGGCCACAGCGGACTGGGCCTGGCGATCGTGCGGCAGATCATGGAGGGCCACGACGGCCGCGTCACCGTGCACAGCGTCCCCGGCCAGGGCTGCACCTTCGTGCTGTGGCTACCGGATCAGACGGCCGCACACCGCACCGCGTCACCCCAGCCGGCCGGGCAGGGCTGA
- a CDS encoding response regulator transcription factor, whose product MRLLIVEDEADLASALRTGLSHAGYAVDTAATGAEALAKFGVHAYDLVVLDLNLPDGDGLLLCRRIRSVSGVRILMLTARASLADRVRGLDHGADDYLVKPFALAELLARLRALLRRDGDTGEPVLRAGGLELDPASGEVSRGGVPITLTRKEFGVLRYLMSRPGRLIPAEELLEHVWDEFANPFTETVRVTVGTLRRKVSSPGGTPPIETVIGRGYRLVDR is encoded by the coding sequence GTGCGACTGCTGATCGTGGAGGACGAGGCGGACCTGGCCAGTGCGCTGCGCACCGGCCTGAGCCACGCCGGGTACGCGGTGGACACCGCGGCCACCGGCGCCGAGGCGCTGGCCAAGTTCGGGGTGCACGCCTACGACCTGGTGGTGCTGGACCTGAACCTGCCGGACGGGGACGGGCTGCTGCTGTGCCGCCGGATCCGCTCGGTCAGCGGGGTGCGCATCCTGATGCTCACCGCCCGCGCCAGCCTGGCCGACCGGGTGCGCGGCCTGGACCACGGCGCGGATGACTACCTGGTCAAGCCGTTCGCGCTGGCCGAGTTGCTGGCCCGGCTGCGCGCACTGCTGCGCCGGGACGGGGACACCGGGGAGCCGGTGCTGCGCGCCGGCGGGCTGGAACTGGATCCGGCCAGCGGCGAGGTGTCCCGGGGTGGGGTGCCGATCACGTTGACCCGCAAGGAGTTCGGCGTGCTGCGCTACCTGATGTCCAGGCCCGGCAGGCTGATCCCGGCCGAGGAACTGCTCGAACACGTGTGGGACGAGTTCGCCAACCCGTTCACCGAGACCGTGCGGGTGACGGTGGGCACGTTGCGGCGCAAGGTGTCCAGCCCCGGCGGGACGCCGCCGATCGAGACCGTGATCGGCCGCGGCTACCGGCTGGTGGACCGGTGA
- a CDS encoding AAA family ATPase, with protein MSEPVSPGQVIVLTGPPGAGKSTVARLLADELSPSVHLHTDDFYKFIRRGAIAPYLPEAQRQNEIVIDVLATAAFGYAAGGYDVVVDGVIGPWFLDVFRKAGAGFAVHYVVLRPNEAITIGRAVDRGPGALTEVAPIRSLYKQFSGLGELERHVVDSGSLDAEDTTTAVLAGIARGAYRLAEG; from the coding sequence ATGAGCGAGCCCGTGTCACCAGGACAGGTCATCGTGCTCACCGGCCCGCCGGGAGCGGGCAAGAGCACGGTGGCGCGGTTGCTGGCCGATGAGCTGTCGCCCAGCGTGCACCTGCACACCGACGACTTCTACAAGTTCATCCGGCGCGGCGCGATCGCGCCCTACCTGCCCGAGGCCCAGCGGCAGAACGAGATCGTGATCGACGTGCTGGCCACCGCCGCCTTCGGCTACGCAGCCGGTGGCTACGACGTGGTGGTGGACGGCGTGATCGGCCCGTGGTTCCTGGACGTCTTCCGCAAGGCGGGCGCCGGGTTCGCCGTGCACTACGTGGTGCTGCGGCCCAACGAGGCGATCACCATCGGCCGGGCGGTGGACCGGGGGCCCGGCGCGCTGACCGAGGTGGCGCCGATCCGGTCGCTGTACAAGCAGTTCAGCGGACTGGGTGAGCTGGAACGGCACGTCGTCGACTCCGGGTCGCTGGACGCCGAGGACACCACCACCGCGGTGCTGGCCGGGATCGCCCGCGGCGCGTACCGGCTGGCCGAGGGCTGA
- a CDS encoding pentapeptide repeat-containing protein, whose protein sequence is MTAPRVPLTPLRWWWVAVSAGVVVLAGLGIGWWLWRAAGGLPEPEATKAQIEAIRTGLTTSAGVGAALALLLAVRRQRATEIGLGLQDADLAQKEQVAADVRHDAAEKRITELYTKAADQLGSDKAPVRLAGLYALERLGEGNPDHRQTVMNLFCAYLRMPYEGGEEERQVRLTAQRILAWHLLRETAQFWPAISLDLSGAVLLDFTLSQCVVDSVNFRDAEFQGDADFSGTEVHLSTDFTGAKFTRRAEFADVDLAHASFEEARFLGSVDFGYAKFPWMASFLGAVFTVPAVFSDPVPDKVDLDLARTRVGTDDHWPEGWIVRPPAREAEGRIDGLPGTWGYLTRSPDRQTE, encoded by the coding sequence ATGACTGCTCCGCGGGTGCCGTTGACGCCGTTGCGCTGGTGGTGGGTTGCCGTGTCGGCTGGGGTGGTCGTGCTGGCGGGGCTGGGGATCGGGTGGTGGTTGTGGCGGGCGGCGGGTGGGTTGCCGGAGCCGGAGGCGACGAAGGCGCAGATCGAGGCGATCCGGACCGGGCTGACCACCTCGGCGGGGGTGGGTGCGGCGCTGGCGTTGCTGCTGGCGGTGCGGCGGCAGCGGGCGACCGAGATCGGGCTGGGGTTGCAGGACGCGGATCTGGCGCAGAAGGAGCAGGTGGCGGCGGACGTCCGGCATGACGCGGCGGAGAAGCGGATCACTGAGCTGTATACGAAAGCGGCGGATCAGCTGGGGTCGGACAAGGCGCCGGTGCGACTGGCGGGGTTGTACGCGCTGGAGCGGCTGGGCGAGGGCAATCCGGACCACCGGCAGACGGTGATGAACCTGTTTTGCGCGTACCTGCGGATGCCGTACGAGGGCGGAGAGGAGGAGCGCCAGGTCCGGCTTACCGCGCAGCGGATTCTGGCCTGGCACCTGCTGCGGGAGACCGCGCAGTTCTGGCCAGCGATCAGCCTCGACCTCAGCGGCGCGGTTCTGCTGGACTTCACCCTGAGTCAGTGCGTGGTGGACAGCGTGAACTTCCGCGACGCCGAGTTCCAGGGTGACGCGGACTTCTCGGGGACCGAGGTTCACCTGTCCACCGACTTCACCGGCGCGAAGTTCACCCGCCGAGCCGAGTTCGCCGATGTCGATCTGGCCCACGCGAGCTTCGAGGAGGCGCGTTTCCTCGGTTCCGTCGACTTCGGCTACGCGAAATTCCCTTGGATGGCCAGTTTCCTGGGAGCGGTCTTCACGGTGCCCGCGGTCTTCAGCGATCCGGTGCCGGACAAGGTCGATCTGGACCTGGCCCGCACCCGGGTCGGCACCGATGATCACTGGCCCGAGGGCTGGATCGTGCGGCCACCGGCCCGCGAGGCCGAGGGCCGGATCGACGGTCTGCCAGGGACCTGGGGCTACTTGACCCGCAGCCCGGACCGCCAGACCGAGTGA
- a CDS encoding very short patch repair endonuclease: protein MEPLETTPAVRARMSKQSSRDTQVELALRRALYAAGLRYRVHRRPVRGVRREADIVFVSARVAVFVDGCFWHGCPEHATWPKRNAEFWRTKIEGNRSRDLDTDTRLAEAGWLAVRVWEHESAEAAAERVRAVVELRRAAH from the coding sequence GTGGAGCCACTGGAGACGACGCCTGCCGTTCGGGCTCGGATGAGCAAGCAGAGTTCGCGCGATACCCAGGTGGAGCTGGCCCTGCGTCGCGCGTTGTACGCGGCGGGTCTGCGGTACCGGGTTCACCGGCGGCCGGTGCGCGGGGTTCGGCGGGAGGCCGACATCGTTTTCGTGTCGGCCCGGGTAGCGGTGTTCGTTGACGGGTGCTTCTGGCACGGCTGCCCCGAACACGCCACCTGGCCGAAGCGCAATGCCGAGTTCTGGCGAACCAAGATCGAGGGCAATCGGAGCCGAGACCTCGATACGGATACCCGGCTTGCCGAGGCCGGGTGGCTGGCCGTTCGAGTGTGGGAGCACGAGTCGGCGGAGGCGGCGGCCGAGCGGGTGCGTGCGGTGGTGGAACTCCGCCGAGCTGCCCACTGA
- a CDS encoding aldo/keto reductase produces the protein MEYVKLGATGLDVSRICLGCMSYGVPERGTHPWSLTEEQSRPFIKKAVELGINFFDTANAYSDGTSEEIVGKLLGEYGRRDEIVLATKVYLPMGEGPNRRGLSRKAIFTELDNSLRRLGTDYIDLYQIHRFDRHTPIEETLEALHDAVKSGKVRYLGASSMHGYQFAKMLYLADLNGWTRFVSMQNHYNLIYREEEREMLPLCAEEGIGVIPWSPLARGRLTRDWDEVTARTETDGFGRTLYQDSDRVVVDAVAAVAAERGVPRAQVGLAWLLHNPAVTAPIVGATKMSHLDDAVASVGLELSEDEIARLEAPYTPHAVSGF, from the coding sequence ATGGAGTATGTGAAGCTGGGGGCCACCGGGCTGGATGTCTCGCGGATCTGCCTGGGGTGCATGAGCTACGGCGTGCCCGAGCGCGGCACCCACCCGTGGTCGCTGACCGAGGAGCAGAGCAGGCCGTTCATCAAGAAGGCGGTCGAGCTGGGGATCAACTTCTTCGACACCGCGAACGCCTACAGCGACGGCACCAGTGAGGAGATCGTCGGCAAGCTGCTCGGCGAGTACGGGCGGCGGGACGAGATCGTGCTGGCCACCAAGGTGTACCTGCCGATGGGGGAGGGGCCGAACCGGCGCGGGCTGTCCCGGAAGGCGATCTTCACCGAGCTGGACAACAGCCTGCGCAGGCTGGGCACCGACTACATCGACCTGTACCAGATCCACCGCTTCGACCGGCACACCCCGATCGAGGAGACCCTGGAAGCCCTGCACGACGCGGTGAAGTCGGGCAAGGTCCGCTACCTGGGCGCCTCCTCGATGCACGGCTACCAGTTCGCCAAGATGCTCTACCTGGCCGACCTCAACGGCTGGACCCGGTTCGTCTCCATGCAGAACCACTACAATCTGATCTACCGCGAGGAAGAGCGCGAGATGCTGCCGCTGTGCGCGGAGGAGGGCATCGGCGTCATCCCGTGGAGCCCACTGGCCCGCGGCCGCCTCACCAGGGACTGGGACGAGGTCACCGCCCGCACCGAGACCGACGGCTTCGGCCGGACCCTCTACCAGGACAGCGACCGGGTCGTGGTGGACGCGGTGGCGGCGGTGGCCGCCGAACGCGGGGTGCCCAGGGCCCAGGTCGGCCTGGCCTGGCTGCTGCACAACCCCGCGGTGACCGCCCCCATCGTGGGCGCCACCAAGATGTCGCACCTGGACGACGCGGTCGCCTCGGTCGGGCTTGAGCTGTCCGAGGATGAGATCGCCCGGCTGGAGGCGCCCTACACGCCGCACGCCGTCTCGGGGTTCTAG
- a CDS encoding allantoate amidohydrolase — MSTATGLLSDISGVGADRQRGGYSRHGFDVVELELREWFIAEAGKRGLTVDNDRNGNLWAWWGAPGKDAVITGSHLDSVPGGGAFDGPLGVVSALAAVDVLQARGFQPRRPFAVTVFAEEEGGRFGVPCLGSRLMAGSIDPDAARRLTDLNGITLADAVDAAGFDPARLGPDPEALAGIGCFVELHVEQGKGLVDVDAPVGVASSILAHGRWRFRFTGEGNHAGATLIGDRTDPMLPAAQLVLAARAAARAVDGARATVGKLIPNPGGTNVIASAVDVWLDARAATDEVTRNVVAEITAAARDAAEAEGCEVAVTEESYGDTVIFDPALRDQLAAQLGGVPALPTGAGHDAGILAAKVPTAMLFVRNPTGISHAPAEHAEPADCEAGVTALAHVVEQLTR; from the coding sequence ATGAGCACTGCGACGGGGTTGCTGTCGGACATCAGCGGCGTCGGGGCCGACCGCCAGCGCGGCGGGTACTCCCGGCACGGGTTCGACGTGGTGGAACTGGAACTGCGCGAGTGGTTCATCGCCGAGGCCGGCAAACGCGGCCTGACGGTGGACAACGACCGCAACGGCAACCTGTGGGCCTGGTGGGGCGCGCCCGGCAAGGACGCGGTCATCACCGGCAGCCACCTCGACTCAGTGCCCGGCGGCGGCGCCTTCGACGGGCCGCTCGGCGTGGTCTCCGCGCTGGCCGCGGTGGATGTGTTGCAGGCAAGGGGATTCCAGCCGCGGCGGCCGTTCGCGGTGACCGTGTTCGCCGAGGAGGAGGGCGGGCGCTTCGGCGTGCCCTGCCTCGGCTCCCGGCTGATGGCCGGCAGCATCGATCCGGACGCGGCGCGGCGGCTCACCGACCTCAATGGGATCACCCTGGCCGACGCGGTGGACGCGGCCGGGTTCGACCCGGCCCGGCTCGGGCCGGACCCGGAAGCACTGGCCGGTATCGGCTGCTTCGTCGAATTGCACGTGGAACAGGGCAAGGGGCTGGTCGACGTGGACGCGCCGGTCGGGGTGGCCAGCTCGATCCTGGCGCACGGCCGCTGGCGGTTCCGGTTCACCGGCGAGGGCAACCACGCCGGGGCCACCCTGATCGGCGACCGCACCGACCCGATGCTGCCGGCCGCCCAGCTGGTGCTGGCCGCGCGGGCCGCGGCGCGGGCGGTGGACGGGGCTCGGGCCACGGTGGGCAAGCTCATCCCGAATCCGGGCGGTACCAACGTGATCGCCTCCGCGGTGGACGTCTGGCTGGACGCGCGGGCGGCCACCGACGAGGTCACCCGCAACGTGGTCGCCGAGATCACCGCCGCGGCCAGGGACGCCGCCGAGGCCGAGGGCTGCGAGGTCGCGGTGACCGAGGAGTCCTACGGCGATACGGTGATCTTCGATCCGGCCCTGCGTGATCAGCTCGCCGCCCAGCTCGGCGGGGTGCCCGCGCTGCCGACCGGGGCCGGGCACGACGCCGGGATCCTGGCCGCCAAGGTGCCCACCGCGATGCTGTTCGTGCGCAACCCCACCGGCATCAGCCACGCCCCGGCCGAACACGCCGAACCGGCCGACTGCGAGGCCGGGGTCACCGCACTGGCCCACGTCGTGGAACAGCTCACCCGATGA
- a CDS encoding formimidoylglutamate deiminase encodes MSSYWCEQAWLPGGVTSGVLIRTEDGLFTEVSTVDRPPLGARRLPGVVLPGFANAHSHAFHRALRGRTHGDGGTFWTWREGMYALAAKLNPDNYRRLARAVYAEMALSGVTAVGEFHYVHHAPGGKPYRDPNAMGEALRQAAAEAGIRLTLLDTCYLSAGFGAPLAPEQLRFGDGDAASWAARVAAMPEDANTRIGAAIHSVRAVPRDQLADVVAGASGRPLHVHLSEQPAENEACQAAHGLTPAELLHAAGALSPHTTAVHATHLTPGDIALLGETGTGSCFCPTTEADLADGIGPARELADAGSPLSLGSDQHAVNDPILEARALEHHERLRTGQRGRFTPAELLKASTVDGHRALGWPDAGQIAVGQRADLVALRLDSVRTAGCRPDQVLLAATASDVDSVVNGGQMVVRHGEHVRLGPVGPLLAKAINEVWA; translated from the coding sequence ATGAGCAGCTACTGGTGTGAACAGGCCTGGCTGCCCGGCGGAGTGACCAGCGGCGTGCTGATCCGCACCGAGGACGGCCTGTTCACCGAGGTGTCCACAGTGGACAGACCGCCACTTGGTGCCCGGCGGCTGCCGGGGGTGGTGCTGCCCGGGTTCGCCAACGCGCACTCGCACGCCTTCCACCGGGCGCTGCGCGGGCGCACGCACGGCGACGGCGGCACCTTCTGGACCTGGCGGGAGGGCATGTACGCGCTGGCCGCCAAGCTCAACCCGGACAACTACCGGCGGCTGGCCCGCGCGGTGTACGCCGAGATGGCGCTGTCCGGGGTGACCGCGGTCGGCGAGTTCCACTACGTGCACCACGCCCCCGGCGGCAAGCCCTACCGCGACCCCAACGCGATGGGCGAGGCCCTGCGCCAGGCCGCCGCCGAGGCAGGCATCCGGCTCACCCTGCTGGACACCTGCTACCTGTCCGCGGGCTTCGGCGCTCCGCTCGCCCCGGAACAACTCCGCTTCGGCGACGGCGACGCGGCGAGCTGGGCCGCCCGGGTCGCCGCCATGCCCGAGGACGCCAACACCCGGATCGGCGCGGCCATCCACTCGGTCCGCGCGGTGCCCCGCGACCAGCTCGCCGACGTGGTCGCGGGCGCTTCGGGCCGTCCACTGCACGTGCACCTGTCCGAACAGCCAGCCGAGAACGAGGCCTGCCAGGCCGCGCACGGCCTGACCCCGGCCGAACTCCTGCACGCCGCGGGCGCGCTGTCCCCGCACACCACCGCGGTGCACGCCACCCACCTGACCCCCGGCGACATCGCACTGCTCGGCGAGACCGGCACCGGCTCCTGCTTCTGCCCGACCACCGAGGCCGACCTCGCCGACGGCATCGGCCCGGCCCGCGAGCTGGCCGACGCGGGCAGCCCGCTCTCCCTGGGCAGTGACCAGCACGCGGTCAACGACCCGATCCTGGAAGCCAGGGCGCTGGAGCACCACGAACGCCTGCGCACCGGCCAGCGCGGCCGGTTCACCCCGGCCGAACTGCTCAAAGCATCCACAGTGGACGGTCACCGGGCACTCGGCTGGCCGGACGCGGGCCAGATCGCGGTCGGCCAGCGAGCCGATCTGGTGGCACTGCGGCTGGACTCGGTGCGTACCGCGGGCTGCCGTCCGGACCAGGTCCTGCTGGCAGCCACCGCGTCCGATGTGGACAGTGTGGTCAACGGCGGCCAGATGGTCGTCCGGCATGGTGAACACGTCCGGCTCGGCCCGGTGGGTCCGTTGCTGGCCAAGGCGATCAACGAGGTGTGGGCATGA